Within the Pseudomonas fulva genome, the region CAGGAGCTGGTGCGCCAGGTCAAGCAGGCCGAAGCCGACGAAACCCGTTCCAAGCACAAGGCGGTGGAGATCAACAACCTCGCCCAGGCCGAACTGGAAGCCGCGGCCAAGAGCGCCGAGGCCAAGAAGAAGCTCGCCGAAGGCATCGAAGCCGAGCGCGCCGCGCCTGGCCTGGCCGATGCGCGGGTGCGTGAAGTCACCGCCGCGGCCAAGGAGAAGGAAGGTCTGGCCGAAGCCCGCGTACAGGCCGAGCGCCTGATCGCCGAAGCCAAGGGTGAGCAGGAGAAGGGCCTGGCTCAGGCCCGCGTGATCGAAGCGCAGGCCGCCGCCAAGGAGAAGGACGGCCTGGCGGACGCCAAGGTACTGGAAGAGAAGCTGGGCGCCCAGGCGCGCGGCGAGGAGCAACTCGGTGTGGCCAAGGCCAAGGCCACCCAGGATCTGGGTATGGCCGAAGCTCAGGTGTTGCTGGAGCGCCTGAACGCCGAAGCCGAAGGCCTGGGCAAGAAGTTCGGCGCCCTGGATGCACTCAGCGACAACGCCCGCCAGCACGAAGAGTTCCGCATGCAGCTGGAGAAGAGCTTCGAGGAAGCCATGGCCGCCATCGCCGCCAACAAGGACATCGCCAAGGATCAGGCCGAAGTGCTGGCCACCGCGCTGGCCAAGGCGAAGATCGAGATCGTCGGCGGCGAAGGCGACTTCTTCAACTCGTTCGCCAAGTCCCTGTCGGTGGGCAAGGCCATCGAAGGCGTGGTCGGCAAGAGCCCGGTGGTGCAGGACGTGCTCGCGCGTCTGCTGCAGGGCCGCGCCGCTGAAGCCAAACCGGCGACGGTAGGCGACGCGGACGCGGTGTAAACCTGGGTGCCGGCGTCAGCCCGTGCGGGCTGGCGCCGCTCATGGAATTCGGTGCGGGCCGGGCCCGCGCATTCAGGCCGTTATGGCCTGCCTCGATGACAAGGAAAGTGGCATGTCGCAATCAAGAGATCACCTGGAAATGACCTTTCGCAGCATCCAGTGCTTTGCCGATGACGGCCGTCTGGACGCCGCCGAGCTGGGCTCGCTGCTGGACATCGCCGAGCGTGACGGCGTGATCGATGACGACGAGATCCGCGTGCTGACGCGCATCATCGCCCGCATCAAACCCGAGGAACTCGACCCCGCGATGGGCGAGAAACTCGCCGAGATCGCCCGCAAGATCGGTGCCTGAGCACCGCCTCATCCGTTTCGGCCCCGCCCATGACGGGGCCTTGCTTGCAGACCGCGCAGATTCAGGAAGACCATGATGTCGGACGCCCAAGCCGAAAACACCCAGCAGGACATTCTCGACAAGGCCGTGGCCGAAGGCGGCGCCTACGAGGTGCTGCACAAACGCCTGCAGGAGCAGGGCCTGCGCCTGCGCCAGCGCACCGAGGCGCTCAACGAGCAGCGCCTGCAGGAGTTCGGCAGCAGCCAGATGGAAGTGATCGGGCGGGTGCGCATCCGGACCGAGAACAACTGCATCGCCCGCGACATCGTACAGGTCGGCGACTGGCTGCTGTTCGGCTACAACGTGTTCATGGGCCTGAAGAAGGAAACCGCGGTCGCCGACGTGTTCTCCCTCTATCGCCTGGTCGAGGGCAGCGAGGGTTATGAGGCCGAAGCGGTGGCCCTGGACGACACCTTCCTGAGCCAGAGCGGCTTCGTCAACGACTTCAACGAGCTGTACACCTACTACAAGAACACCCGGCTGCTGCAGCTGGCGATCCGCGACGGCAAGCTGCTCGCCAGCTTCCAGATCGGCGAACGGATCACCGACATCCGCGTGTTCCGCTGGTCGCTGTCCCTCGACGGCAAGGACGTGCGCTACATCGACAACCGCGGCGAGCGCGATATCGCGCTGCCCGCACCCTTCGATTTCGAGTGGCAGAAGACCACCCGCGAGATGACGGTCAACGGCCGCCATCCGCACCTGAACATCCTCGACACGGTGTTCGTCGAGACGGTCGGCGGCGACCTGACCATCAAGGTCGAGAACAATACCGAAAGCGGCCAGGGCATTTACCGCGAAGAGGTGATGGACAAGACCCAGTCGCTGGACGATGCGCAGATCGAATACGCCGCCCTGGGCAGCCTGATCCTGCTCAAGGTGCTGCCGTACCGCGAGGAGCAGTGTCGCTACCTGGTGTTCAACCGCCTGACCCGCAAGGTCGAGCGCATCGACGCCATCGGCCTGGCCTGCGTGCAGCTACCCGAAGACCACGGCATCATCTTTCCCGGCGGCTACTACCTGCAGAACGGCGAGCACAAGACCTTCGAGCAGTCGATGGCCGGCATGCGCTTCAAGCGCTCGGTGCGCTCGCCCAACGGCGAGGACGTGCAGTACATCTTCTACCACCCGGGCGAAGGCCGGGCGGTGCTGCTGACCTACAACATGGTCACCCGCCAGCTGCAGAACCCGATCTTCGGCCACGGCTACGCGCGCCTGGAAGACGGGCGCATGGTGATCTTCTCCGCCGAAGGCGATGAGCCGACGCGCATCCACCCCATGCAGGTCTGGCAGACGCCGTTCGAGAGCGAGGAATACGCCGCCCGCCAGCCGGCGCGCAGCGGCTTCTTCGGGCGCATCGGCAATGCCGAGCTGGTGCGCGGGGTCTCCGATCTGTTCAACCTCAGCCGCGAGATCGACAGCCGCGAAGTGTCGGTGGCGCGCTACAGCCTGTTGTGTCAGAACACCCGCCGGCTGTTCGACATCTACCACTGGCTGAGCGACCCGCAGTGCGCCGAACTGGCGCCGCTGCTGCGCGAGATCGCCGCCACCGGCGAGCTGGTGCTCGACGAGTTCGAGAAGGTCGAGAGCATTCGCCAGCAGTCCGCGGCGGCCATGGCCGAGGCCGAAAGCCGCCAGAAGGCCTTGCTGGAAAGCGTGCGCTCGGATACCTGGGACAAGGTCGAGCAATACGTCGAGGCCCTCAATGCGATCACCGCCCAGCGTGGCCAGCTGCTGACCATCCGCGACTACCGCTACATCGACGTGGCGCGCATCGACGCCATGGAAACCGCGCTGCTCGAAGCCCGCGAGCAGACCGCCGCGGCCACCTCGCGCTTTCTGGCCGGCGACGCTGCGCTGCAGCCCTATCACCACGATCTGCAGCTGTTCGACGAGCAGGCGCAGAAGGCCGAGAGCGTCGCGCAACTGGCCGAACCGCTGGCCGGGCTCAACGAGATGGCCGGCAACCTGGACATGCTGTCCGGGCTGATGGCCTCGTTGCAGATCGACGACGCCACCGAACGCACCCGTATCGTCGACGCCATTTCCGAGGTGTATGCCAAGCTCAACCAGGCCAAGGCCCGCGCCGAGCAGCGCCGCAAGGGCCTGGGCTCGGCCGAGACCGTGGCGCAGTTCGGCGCCCAGTTCAAGCTGTTCAGCCAGAGCATCACCAACGCCCTGGCGCTGGCCCAGGACCCGGAGAAGTGTGACGAGCAGTTGTCGCGGCTGCTGGTGCAGCTCGAAGAGCTGGAAAGCCAGTTCGGTGACCACGAACAGTTTCTCGGCGACATCCTGGCCAAGCGCGAGGAGCTGCTGGAAACCTTCGAGGCGCACAAGCAGAGCCTGCTCGACGAGCGTCAACGCAAGGCCCAGGGCCTGCTCGACGCCGCGCGGCGGATTCTCGACAGCCTTGGCCGGCGCACCGCCAAGTTCACCGAGGCCCAGGAACTCAATGCCTTCTTCGCCGCCGACCCACTGATCCTCAAGCTGCGCGAACTGGCCGAGCGCCTGCGCGAGCTCAGGGACAGCGTCAAGGCCGATGACGTCGAGGCGCGCCTCAAAAGCGCCCGCGACCAGGCCGTGCGTGCGCTGCGCGACAAGAGCGAGCTGTTCGAGGCCGGCGGCGACGTCATCAAGCTGGGGCCGCGCCATCGCTTCGCGGTCAATACCCAGGAACTCGACCTGACCCTGCTGCCCCGTGGCGACGGGCTGTTCCTGCACCTGACCGGCACCGACTTTCTCGAGCCGCTGCATGATGCCGAGCTCGACGGCCTGCGCGATTACTGGCAGGTCAGCCTGGAGTCCGAGTCGGCCGCGCTGTACCGCGGCGAGTACCTGGCCGGCCTGGTACTCGACGCGGCGGTGAATAATACCGACGGCCTGAGCCTGGATCAGCTCAAGGTGCATATGAGCCAGCCGGATGAGCTGATCAAGCGTATCCGCGAGTTCGCCGCGCCGCGCTACAAGGAGGGCTACCAGAAGGGCATCCACGACCAGGACGCCATGGCCATCCTGCTGCGTCTGCTGGCGCTGCGCGAAGCGGCCGGCCTGCTCACCTATTCGCCACGGGCCCGCGGCCTGGCGCTGTTCTTCTGGAACCGCTGGCGCGAAGACGTGGAGGCCGCCCACTGGCCGGAGCGTGCCCGTACCTGTGCCAACATCCGCCAGCTGTTCGGTCGCGACGAGGGCATCCGCCAGCTACGCGAGGAAGTGCTCAAGGCGCTGCATGGTTTTATCGTCCGCCACCCGATGCCGTTCGACGCCGCGCTGCAGCGCGAGGCAGCCGAATACCTGGTCGAGGAGCTGACCGCCCCGCGTATCGAATTCGTGGTCAGCAAGTACGCCCGCGACCTGTTCGAGGGTCTGCGCCAGCATCTGCAGGCCGCCCATATGTGGGAGGGCTACCTGCAGGCCCAGGAGCGCCTGCGCGGGCGCCCGGACCAGCGCTGGGCACTGGCCGAAAACTGGTTGCAGGCCTATTGCGCGCAGCAGGGTCAGGAACATCTGCAGGCATACGTCGCCGAGGCCGTGGCCCTGGGCCTGATCGACAGCGACCTGCCGCAGCGCGTCACCGAGGCCGACCTGCAGGTGCGCGTCGAGGGGCTGCTGGGTGATCACCCACGCATCCAGGACGGCACCCTGAGTTTCGCCCTGCACGATTTCTTCCAGCGCCTGCGTCACCATCGCGAAACCTTCCTGCCCGAGTTGCAGCGTTACCAGAGCCTGCGCCAGGAGGTGGTCAACCGCGAGCGCACGGCGCTGCGCCTGAGTGAGTTCAAGCCGCGGCCGCTGTCGTCGTTCGTGCGTAACAAGCTGATCAACGACGTGTACCTGGGCTTCATCGGCGACAACCTGGCCAAGCAGATGGGCACCGCTGGCGAGAACAAACGCACCGACCTGATGGGCCTGCTGATGCTCATCTCGCCGCCCGGCTACGGCAAGACCACGCTGATGGAGTACGTGGCCCATCGCCTGGGGCTGATCTTCATGAAGATCAACGGCCCGGCCCTCGGCCACGAGGTGCGCTCCATCGACCCGGCCCAGGCGCCGGACGCCACCTCGCGCCAGGAGCTGGAAAAGCTCAACCTGGCGCTGGAAATGGGCAACAACGTGATGCTCTATGTCGATGACATCCAGCACACCCACCCTGAATTCCTGCAGAAGTTCATCTCCCTGTGCGACGGCACGCGGCGCATCGAGGGCGTGTGGAAGGGCAAGACCAAGACCTACGACATGCGCGGCAAGAAGTTCTGCGTGGTGATGAGCGGCAACCCGTACACCGAGTCCGGCGACGTGTTCAAGATCCCCGACATGCTCGCCAACCGCGCCGACATCTACAACCTGGGCGACACCCTGGGCGGCATGCAGGAGGCCTTCGCGCTGTCCTACATCGAGAACGGCCTGACCTCCAACCCGGTGCTGGCGCCGCTGGCCACCCGCGACATGGCCGACGTCTACCGCTTCGTCGCCAAGGCCGAGGGCAAGCCGTTCTCCGCCAACGAGCTGTCGCACAGCTACAGCGGCGCCGAGATCAACGAGATCGTCGCCACCCTGCAGCGCCTGATGCAGGTGCGCGACGTGGTCGGCCGGGTCAACCAGCAATACATCATCAGCGCCGCCCAGGCCGACAGCTACCGCACCGAGCCGCCGTTCAAGCTGCAGGGCAGCTACCGCAACATGAACAAGATGGCCGAGAAGATCAGCGCGGTGATGAACGACGCCGAGCTGCTGCAACTGATCGCCGACCACTACCAGGGCGAGTCGCAACTGCTCACCACCGGCGCCGAGGAGAACCTGCTCAAGCTCGCCGAGCTGCGCGGCAACCAGACGCCCGAGCAGGCCGAGCGCTGGGCGCAGATCAAGCGTGACTTCATGCGCAACAAGGCCATGGGCGGCAGCGACTCGGACGTCGGCGCCCGCGTGGTGGCCCAGCTCAACGACCTGGTCGAGGGCGTACGCGGTCTTGCCCGCAGCGAGCCGGCCGCACCAGCGCCTGCCGCCGTGCCCTGGCAGGAACTGCTGGCCGGCCTGGAGCGGTTGCGCGACGTGCCGCCGAAGGTGGAGGTGGCCGTGCAGGCCGCGCCGCAGCCCGGTGTGCAGGCGTTGCTGGAGCGCCTGGCCGATGGCCTGCAGGACGGCGTGCTGCCGCTGATCAATGCCATGGACAAGAAGATCGACATCGACCTGGGCACCCACAAGCGCATGGGCGACATGGCCCAGCAGCTGCGGGAGATCGCCCGGATGATGGGGCAGGGTGGCGAGACGCCGTGACGCTCTGGCTGTTACCGCGCCTGAAGCTGCTGTTCGGCATCGCCGCGGTGATGGTCGTGCTGCAGCTGATCAACAGCCTGGACGGTTACAGCCTCAACCGCTTTGGGCTGATCCCGCGCGAGGTGCAGGCACTGCCAGGCATCCTGCTGGCGCCCTGGCTGCACGGCAGCTGGCTGCACCTGTTCGGCAACCTCAGCGGTTTCATGGTGCTCGGCGCCCTGGCGCTGCTGGAGTCGCGGGGCGAGTTCATCCGCGCCAGCCTGTTCATCATCGTCGCCAGTGGCGTGCTGGTCTGGCTGTTCGGCCGCACCGGCATTCATGTCGGCTCCAGCGGCTGGCTGTTCGGCTTGTGGGGTCTGCTGCTGGGCCGCGCCTGGTTTCGCCGCAGCCTTGCCGACCTGTTGCTGGCGGCGTTAGCGCTGGTGCTGTACGGCGGTTTTTTCTACGGCCTGCTGCCCCAGCAGGGCGTGTCGTTCGAATATCACCTGGCCGGCGCGCTGTGCGGCGGCCTGTATGCCTCATGGCAACGCGGCGGCCCCAAGCGCCGCACCCGGAAACGGACTCGACAGGGTTAAAAATGGATTTCAATCGCCTTGATCAGCACCTGCGTGACAGCCTCACCGACCTCAAGCTCAGCAACGAGGAGCGCGACGAGCTACGCGAGCTGGGCAACGACCTGACGCCCGACCACGTGCGCTATATGCGCAACCGCGCCTTCGACCTGGTGCGCGAACTAGTCGGCAACCCGGACAATGCCGTGCCGGCCCTGAAGTGGCTGGAGCAGGTGATCAAGACCCTGGAGGTGCGCTGCTCACCGCTGCGCGGGCAGTGCAGTGCGCATTTCAGCCCGGGTGAAAGCTGCCGCCAGCGCATTCGCGACCTGTGCCGCAACGCCAGGAAATCGGTGGACGTGTGCGTGTACACCATTTCCGACGACCTGCTCAGCGACGAGCTGATCGCGGTGCACCGCCGCGGCCTGGCTGTGCGCATCATCAGCGATAGCGAAAAACGCTTCGACGTGGGCAGCGACATCCAGCAGCTGATCGATGCCGGCGTGCCGCTGCGCATCGACAACAGCCCCTTTCACATGCATCACAAGTTCGCTCTGTTCGATGGCCGCCTGCTGCTCAACGGCAGCTTCAACTGGACGCGCAGTGCCAGCACCAGCAACGAGGAGAACCTGCTGGTGACCGACGATCCCCACCTGGTCGCCGAGTACCGCCGCGAGTTCGAGATGCTTTGGGAGCGCTACCGGCCCTAGCGGCGCAGCGCCGGCAGAAGTGCCAGGAGACCCGCTGGTAGCTGCCGGCGCAACGCCTCGCTCATCGCCTCCCGGCGTTTCTGGTAGAGCAGGCCGAGGCCCATCACGCCCAGGCCGATCAGGCTGACTACGACGGGGAACAGCAGCGAGTCCTCGAACACGTTGTGGGCCAGGTAGCCGAGATAGCCGGCCACGCCCAGGGCGCCGAAGACCATGAACAGTGGACGGCGCAGCAGGATCGACAGGCCGATCAGGCCCAGGTTGATCAGGCAGTAGAGCGCCTTGCCCAGTTGGCTGCCGCTGTCCATCAGGCTCAGGCCACCCCAGAATGCCGTCAGCCCGGCCAGGTAGCCCCAGAAGGCGAAATCCTGTTTGCTGCGCCCGTCCACCAGCAGGCTGACGAGCAGGATCACCAGGCCGAACCACAGCGATACCTCGCGGCGCTGCTCCCAATTGAAGTACTCACCGTGCAGCAGCTCGCTCAAGTCCATGGACATGAACCACAGCGCCACGGCGATCGGCATGACGATGAACGGGAAGGGCAGCAGGCGCAGCACCAGTAAGCCGGCCAGCACCGTGGCCACCTCCATGACCAGCCAGCCGCCCTGCACGTAGCGGTAGTAGTCGACGTAGTCCGACTGCGCGTCATCCAGGGGCCACAGGCCCAGCAGCCTTTGTGCGGCGAACACCACCAGCGGCGTCAGGCTCACCGCCACGGCGCCGAGCAGGCCGCCGGGAATCGGCAGGCCGCGGCGCCACAGGCTGCGCCCGCAGAGCAGGAACAGCAGCAGATAAGCCGTGCTGATCACCAGCAACGCCAGGTCGCCGATATTCATCCAGGCTTCGGTAAGCAGCCAACCCATGGCGGCCATGATCAGCAGGGCGCCGAAGTAATAAGCGATATGGGAGAGCTGGAAGCTGGAGCGCTCAGTGGGGATCTGCTGCAGAAAGGCTAGCAGCGCCTGGTCCTGGCCGGGCTGCAGGACGCCGGCCTGAACGGCGCGGCTGAGGTCACTGGAATCAACATTCAGCTTCATGGGCGTGGCCGTCCTCTCTTAGGAGCCTGTTCACGATTCTTATGTGCCTAAAAAGCGGCAAGTACAAAAGCGGCCGTTCGTACTGCGATTTCAAACCTGCTCACATCGGTGGGCTGAAGCGGATCGCCGCCCGGCCCACCCTACGAGGCTGGCACTATCGGTA harbors:
- a CDS encoding rhomboid family intramembrane serine protease; translated protein: MVVLQLINSLDGYSLNRFGLIPREVQALPGILLAPWLHGSWLHLFGNLSGFMVLGALALLESRGEFIRASLFIIVASGVLVWLFGRTGIHVGSSGWLFGLWGLLLGRAWFRRSLADLLLAALALVLYGGFFYGLLPQQGVSFEYHLAGALCGGLYASWQRGGPKRRTRKRTRQG
- a CDS encoding DNA repair ATPase, translating into MSDAQAENTQQDILDKAVAEGGAYEVLHKRLQEQGLRLRQRTEALNEQRLQEFGSSQMEVIGRVRIRTENNCIARDIVQVGDWLLFGYNVFMGLKKETAVADVFSLYRLVEGSEGYEAEAVALDDTFLSQSGFVNDFNELYTYYKNTRLLQLAIRDGKLLASFQIGERITDIRVFRWSLSLDGKDVRYIDNRGERDIALPAPFDFEWQKTTREMTVNGRHPHLNILDTVFVETVGGDLTIKVENNTESGQGIYREEVMDKTQSLDDAQIEYAALGSLILLKVLPYREEQCRYLVFNRLTRKVERIDAIGLACVQLPEDHGIIFPGGYYLQNGEHKTFEQSMAGMRFKRSVRSPNGEDVQYIFYHPGEGRAVLLTYNMVTRQLQNPIFGHGYARLEDGRMVIFSAEGDEPTRIHPMQVWQTPFESEEYAARQPARSGFFGRIGNAELVRGVSDLFNLSREIDSREVSVARYSLLCQNTRRLFDIYHWLSDPQCAELAPLLREIAATGELVLDEFEKVESIRQQSAAAMAEAESRQKALLESVRSDTWDKVEQYVEALNAITAQRGQLLTIRDYRYIDVARIDAMETALLEAREQTAAATSRFLAGDAALQPYHHDLQLFDEQAQKAESVAQLAEPLAGLNEMAGNLDMLSGLMASLQIDDATERTRIVDAISEVYAKLNQAKARAEQRRKGLGSAETVAQFGAQFKLFSQSITNALALAQDPEKCDEQLSRLLVQLEELESQFGDHEQFLGDILAKREELLETFEAHKQSLLDERQRKAQGLLDAARRILDSLGRRTAKFTEAQELNAFFAADPLILKLRELAERLRELRDSVKADDVEARLKSARDQAVRALRDKSELFEAGGDVIKLGPRHRFAVNTQELDLTLLPRGDGLFLHLTGTDFLEPLHDAELDGLRDYWQVSLESESAALYRGEYLAGLVLDAAVNNTDGLSLDQLKVHMSQPDELIKRIREFAAPRYKEGYQKGIHDQDAMAILLRLLALREAAGLLTYSPRARGLALFFWNRWREDVEAAHWPERARTCANIRQLFGRDEGIRQLREEVLKALHGFIVRHPMPFDAALQREAAEYLVEELTAPRIEFVVSKYARDLFEGLRQHLQAAHMWEGYLQAQERLRGRPDQRWALAENWLQAYCAQQGQEHLQAYVAEAVALGLIDSDLPQRVTEADLQVRVEGLLGDHPRIQDGTLSFALHDFFQRLRHHRETFLPELQRYQSLRQEVVNRERTALRLSEFKPRPLSSFVRNKLINDVYLGFIGDNLAKQMGTAGENKRTDLMGLLMLISPPGYGKTTLMEYVAHRLGLIFMKINGPALGHEVRSIDPAQAPDATSRQELEKLNLALEMGNNVMLYVDDIQHTHPEFLQKFISLCDGTRRIEGVWKGKTKTYDMRGKKFCVVMSGNPYTESGDVFKIPDMLANRADIYNLGDTLGGMQEAFALSYIENGLTSNPVLAPLATRDMADVYRFVAKAEGKPFSANELSHSYSGAEINEIVATLQRLMQVRDVVGRVNQQYIISAAQADSYRTEPPFKLQGSYRNMNKMAEKISAVMNDAELLQLIADHYQGESQLLTTGAEENLLKLAELRGNQTPEQAERWAQIKRDFMRNKAMGGSDSDVGARVVAQLNDLVEGVRGLARSEPAAPAPAAVPWQELLAGLERLRDVPPKVEVAVQAAPQPGVQALLERLADGLQDGVLPLINAMDKKIDIDLGTHKRMGDMAQQLREIARMMGQGGETP
- a CDS encoding DUF2157 domain-containing protein, translating into MKLNVDSSDLSRAVQAGVLQPGQDQALLAFLQQIPTERSSFQLSHIAYYFGALLIMAAMGWLLTEAWMNIGDLALLVISTAYLLLFLLCGRSLWRRGLPIPGGLLGAVAVSLTPLVVFAAQRLLGLWPLDDAQSDYVDYYRYVQGGWLVMEVATVLAGLLVLRLLPFPFIVMPIAVALWFMSMDLSELLHGEYFNWEQRREVSLWFGLVILLVSLLVDGRSKQDFAFWGYLAGLTAFWGGLSLMDSGSQLGKALYCLINLGLIGLSILLRRPLFMVFGALGVAGYLGYLAHNVFEDSLLFPVVVSLIGLGVMGLGLLYQKRREAMSEALRRQLPAGLLALLPALRR
- a CDS encoding phospholipase D-like domain-containing protein, with amino-acid sequence MDFNRLDQHLRDSLTDLKLSNEERDELRELGNDLTPDHVRYMRNRAFDLVRELVGNPDNAVPALKWLEQVIKTLEVRCSPLRGQCSAHFSPGESCRQRIRDLCRNARKSVDVCVYTISDDLLSDELIAVHRRGLAVRIISDSEKRFDVGSDIQQLIDAGVPLRIDNSPFHMHHKFALFDGRLLLNGSFNWTRSASTSNEENLLVTDDPHLVAEYRREFEMLWERYRP